One window of the Onychostoma macrolepis isolate SWU-2019 chromosome 21, ASM1243209v1, whole genome shotgun sequence genome contains the following:
- the LOC131529275 gene encoding uncharacterized protein LOC131529275 encodes MARRAFVLQCKHTVNDCTRLLLPDNPGPDVFQSSLNRLQTMLRSLEWAKGRLLHTQAADEIIHEVSKFIQEIQTSEPRAQEDTGYRPPLIRSGSSGAPSYVITQDQLSFLLSCGFTVTQIAHILHTSISTVKRHLRWRIVIHGAIDGYSRLVTFLRASNNNRSSTVMNCFLDAISKYEVPSRVRTDHGGENNAVCLFMNLFRGTGRGSALRGRSTHNQRIERLWVDLWRGVSNVYYDLFHFLESEGIVDVDNEMHMWALQYVYIPRINKDLTNFTHQWNNHGLRTERHQSPLQIFVQGCLAQQRLPSTAMQEIFASRPSDSVGGETNPAELIGGGSHSVSGAVSHVHWLERVTAPPNQFTVTDDEMQQLAEQIDPLGGPRENRKIQSKVVNKKI; translated from the exons ATGGCAAGGAGAGCGTTTGTTTTGCAGTGTAAACACACTGTAAATGACTGCACTCGCCTTTTACTGCCTGATAATCCGGGGCCTGATGTCTTTCAGTCATCATTAAACAG ACTTCAAACCATGTTGAGGAGCCTGGAATGGGCAAAGGGGAGGCTTCTACATACTCAGGCAGCAGATGAGATCATCCATGAAGTATCCAAATTTATTCAGGAGATTCAAACTTCTGAACCGAGAGCACAGGAAG ACACTGGATATCGACCTCCACTGATTCGTAGTGGATCCAGTGGCGCACCGTCTTATGTTATTACTCAGGATCAATTGTCGTTTCTGTTGTCTTGTGGCTTCACTGTAACACAGATTGCACATATTCTACACACCTCCATATCTACAGTCAAGCGACATTTAAG ATGGAGGATAGTAATTCATGGTGCCATTGATGGCTACAGTCGGCTCGTCACCTTTCTCCGTGCATCTAACAACAATCGCAGCAGCACTGTCATGAACTGCTTCTTGGATGCCATTTCCAAATATGAAGTCCCTTCCAGAGTAAGGACTGACCACGGTGGAGAGAACAATGCAGTGTGCTTGTTCATGAACCTGTTCAGAGGCACCGGACGAGGGAGTGCTCTTAGAGGAAGAAGTACACACAATCAGAGGATTGAAAGACTTTGGGTCGATCTGTGGCGTGGGGTGTCAAATGTGTACTATGACCTTTTCCACTTTCTTGAGAGTGAGGGCATTGTGGATGTAGATAATGAAATGCACATGTGGGCTCTGCAATATGTCTACATCCCAAGAATTAACAAAGACTTGACAAATTTTACACACCAGTGGAACAATCATGGTTTGCGAACCGAAAGACACCAGTCACCTCTACAAATCTTTGTCCAGGGTTGCCTGGCACAACAGAGGCTGCCAAGTACTGCAATGCAGGAGATATTTGCATCAAGACCCTCAGACTCCGTTGGAGGAGAGACTAATCCAGCAGAGCTAATTGGTGGTGGCAGTCATTCTGTATCAGGAGCGGTATCTCATGTGCATTGGCTTGAACGAGTTACCGCACCTCCAAACCAGTTCACTGTGACCGATGATGAGATGCAGCAACTCGCAGAACAAATTGATCCACTTGGAGGTCCCCGGGAAAATCGGAAAATTCAATCAAAAGTTgttaacaaaaaaatttaa